The Lycium barbarum isolate Lr01 chromosome 10, ASM1917538v2, whole genome shotgun sequence genome includes a region encoding these proteins:
- the LOC132613014 gene encoding uncharacterized protein LOC132613014 has product MTRNPSMNQLPHKWPDLIQMLEVGCGRLKVTKVKYEFPPTGWFLCNTDGASRGNPGRSAYGFCLRNNEGDLRYDYATEIGITTNIDAEVLAILQAMRYCKNKNLDNIIVQTNCQILYKILQEGWKPPWGIASWVEEILDLKANRNILFSHI; this is encoded by the coding sequence ATGACAAGGAATCCTTCTATGAATCAACTACCTCACAAATGGCCAGATCTAATTCAGATGCTAGAGGTAGGGTGTGGAAGACTGAAGGTTACAAAAGTGAAGTACGAATTTCCCCCAACAGGGTGGTTTTTATGTAATACAGATGGGGCTTCAAGGGGGAATCCTGGTAGGAGTGCATATGGATTTTGTTTGAGAAATAATGAAGGGGATCTGAGATATGATTATGCTACAGAGATTGGAATAACTACTAATATTGATGCTGAGGTTCTAGCAATTCTACAGGCCATGAGATATTGCAAAAATAAGAACCTGGACAATATTATAGTCCAAACTAATTGTCAAATATTGTACAAGATTCTACAGGAAGGCTGGAAACCTCCTTGGGGGATAGCAAGTTGGGTAGAGGAGATTTTGGACCTAAAAGCTAATAGAAATATTCTATTTAGTCATATCTAG